Sequence from the Candidatus Paceibacterota bacterium genome:
GGCAAGCCAACGGTGGAAATCCTGTCCGCGCAGGTAGGGCCTGATGAGGTCGGCTGACCGCGGGTCCTGCTTCACGAGGGCCTTGCGGGTGTCGTTATCAACGAGGTAGGCCTCGTTGAAGCCAGTCTTGATACCGCTAAGGGGCTCGGTGCCAACAAAGTCTTTGAGTGGCCGGCCTGCTCGATCCAACTTGTCCAGCAGAGAGAAAACCCCTCGGGGTTCCAGCTGCCAGCCGACTCGTGCCAGCTGGTCTAAGTCCATATCGGCGCCCTGAGTCTCGATCTGGACGCTTAGGTCGTCGATGCGGAGCTGTTGGCGCGGGATGGTGCAGAGCCTGGCGGTCGTCGGCTTGGGTGCGTCGGTGGGTTTCTGGGCGACGATGATTGAGGGGAAGACGTCGGCTTCCACGAAGATTTGTTTGGCGTGGCCGAAGTCCACGACGGAGCGGATCCAGGCTTTGTCGGCGAAGAACTTCCTCAGGGGTTCGCCGTAGCCGGCCTTCATCCACTTGTTGGTGACGATGAGGGAGAGCAGGCCACCGGGCTTCAGGACGCGCAGGCCCAGCTCGTAGAAATAGACGTAAAGGTCGGCCATGCCGTGGAAGGCCTGGTAGTTTTTCTCCAACCACGGCTTGATAGGGGTGAGGAGTTCCTGCCGGACGTAGGGCGGGTTGCCGACAACGACGTCGAAGCCGTCTTGGGCGAAGACCTCGGGGAAGGCGGCTTGCCAGTCGAGGGCTTTGGGGTGGACGGCGGTGTCGCTGATGACGCTGTTGCCCTCGCGGATGGTGTGGTCGAGGCTGGTTAGACGCTTGCCCTTGGCGGCGGTCTTGATCCAGAGGCTGAGCTGGCAAATCTGGATGGCTTCGGCATTGAGGTCCACGCCGTAGAGGTTGTTCTGGAGGATCTGGCGATCGAGGTCGAACAGCGTGCGCTGGCCGCGGAGCTCTTCCAGGCGAGCGTTGGATTTATCAAAAACGGTGTGGAGCTGGTCGAAGGCTTCGATGAGGAAGGCGCCGCTGCCGCAGGCGGGGTCCAGGATGCGGAGGTTTTTGAGTTCTTCCTGCCAAGCTTCCCAGAAACGGATGAGGGCCTTGCGCTGGGGATCGTTGATGGTTGCCAGGTCGTAGGCGTTGGGATCGGCGAGGGCCTTGCGGGCGGTGCCGGTGGTGTCGGTCTCGTGGCGCTGGCGGAGCGCCTCGAAGCGCTGCTTGAGGACGCCGCCCAAGGCCTGCTCGACGATGTAGCGGGTGATGAAGGCGGGGGTGTAGAAGGCGCCTTCCTGCTTGCGGCGGCTGACGGCCTCAGCCTCGTCCACGGGGCCCGCCGGCGCCTCGAGCTGCTGGCGCATGCGCTCAAGGTCGGTGATGGACTGCTCGAAGATGTGGCCGAGGATATCGACGTCGATAACCGGTCGGGCGTGGGTGTCTTCGTTGGAGTCGGCGATCTGACGGGAGGGGCGATAGTCGAAACCGCCGAGGTCGCGGAAGTGGGCGCAGACCTCATCAGGCACCGAGAGGGCATCCAGGGGCGGATCGGGCGCGAAGAGGCCGCCGTTATAGGCGGGGATGCTCAGGGCGGCGCTGCCCTCGTCGATGGCGTGGAAGAGGCTGCGGAAGTTGTGCCAGACCGGGCGGGGGTTGTAAGGGTCGCGGTGTTCGTAGGCGTGCTGGAGCGACTCTGCCGGGAGCAGGCCACGATCTTCGCAGAAGGCGCAGAAGAGGACGCGGTCGAGCAGCTTCTGGGTGCAGCGGAGGATTTCGGCCGAGGCGACGGACGAGTTGGCCCTGCAGAGCCGCGTGAGGACGCGCTGGCGGATATCGGAGTAGAGGGCGTAGAATTGGTTGGTGAGCTGGCGGCCAACGTGCTCGGAGGCGCGGAGCAGTTCGTTGAAGTGGCAGCCCTGCTGGGGCGGCGTGACTCGCTCGGCGCCGAACAGGAAAACGAAGCGCTTCAGGAGCACCGGGTCGGCGGCCATGCGCGCGGTCTCGAAGCGCTCGAAGGTGTTTTGTTGGGAGCCCTTGTGGTAGAGGCGGGTCTCCCGCATGGAGGTAACTGTTATCCAGTCGCACGGGAGATTGATGGCGTACCGGTAGGCCTGGTCGACCGCAGACATGGGCCGACCGGCGAACGGGCGGTCGAGCGGGTCGCGGGTGCCTTTACCTTCGAGGACCGCGATGAAGCGGTGGTCCTTTTTGCCGAAGCGGCCGAGAACGGCATCGGCGCGCTGGCCGTCCACCTCGATGGTGGTTTCGCGGGAGAGGGTGAAGCTCTCGGGTGAGGCGGCGGGGCCAGTGTAGCCGAGCAGGCCACAGAAGATGTCGTTGAGGAAGTCGGGCAGTAGGGCGGTTTCCTTGAACTCGTCGGCGCGGCCGGAAGCGATGAGGTCGGCCCAGTGTTTGAGCTTGGGCTGGTGTTCCTCGACCCGGCCGGGTGGGGTGAAGGCCAGGAGCTGCTGGCGGATGACTTCCGGGTGAAAGAGGGGCTTGGTCTCGAGCATGGTCCGGGGCTACGGGGTTGGCGATGGCCCGGAGGGCCGGACTGGTGGCGCGGGGGCAGGGTGAGTGACACGGTGGCCCGGAAGGGACACCTTGCCGATCAACAGGTTTGCGCAAGTGCCGCCCATGACGAAAAGTCGCGCAATGATGGACCTCTCAAGCTAGCGGTGCACGAAAAAAAGCCGACGCGCGATTGGGTGCCGTTGGGAGCCGCGACGGCTATCGGAGCCGCGCTGTGGTGACGGGGCGGTTGGGGCTTACTGCTAACAGCGGTTTGGGTAACGTGGGGGACCAGAATAACCGCCGAGGTGCCTGTTATGCAGTTGTTATGCATTTAGGGCTGTTAGGGAGGGGCGAAGTGCTGCGAAACCCTTATTGTGAAGGTGTTTTTGGGGAATGGAGCGGGTGAAGGGAATCGAACCCTCATTACAGGAGTGGTAGTTAAAGTGGGATAACGTTGGCTATTTTCCTGAGGAAAATGGCTTGCTTTGGAAATAGTTACTTGCACTACTTGCACTCGCTATGGCTTATCTCTATCGCAAAAAGCGGTCGCCTTTCTGGTATCTGGTTTACATCGATGAGGACCAACATGAGCGCCACAAGTCCACTGGTTTGCGCGCCGATAGCCCGAAGGAGACGGCGAGGGCAAAGGAACTGCGCGCGGAGAAGGAAGCGGCGGAGTACCGCCGGGCGCCTGGGATTGACCGCGGGAACTGGGACGGGTGGGTCACCAAGTATCTTGAGCACCACTGCGAAAGTCCGCGCACCCTGGAGCGCTACCTCGATGCCTGGAAGTGGCTGGGTCTCTGGCTCCAGACGAAGCGCTACCACTCGCCGAGGATCATTACCTACAAGAACGCGGTTGAGTACGTGGAGTGGCGGACGTCGTACAAGAAGAAGACGGGCAAGACCGTTGGTCGCAATACTGCCATTCTGGAACTGAAGATCCTCGCCATGATCATGGGAGAGGCGGTGAGGCTCGGCCACGCCGATGCCAACCCGCTTGTGAGCATCAAGCTTCGGCGCGAGATGGCCGAGAAGAAGCCGGAGTTGACGGACGCGGAAGTTGTGGAGATCCGGGGCAAGCTCAAGGATGAACCGGCGTGGATGCAGAGGGCCTTCGAGATTGCCTTGCACACCGGTTGCAGGCTGCGCGAGACGCGGATTCCGCGCAGTTGCATTGACCTGGTCGAGAACAAGATCACGTTTCCGTGTCCGAAGGGCGGAGAGGAACGGGCTTTTTCTGTCCCGATGCCATCC
This genomic interval carries:
- a CDS encoding N-6 DNA methylase; translation: MLETKPLFHPEVIRQQLLAFTPPGRVEEHQPKLKHWADLIASGRADEFKETALLPDFLNDIFCGLLGYTGPAASPESFTLSRETTIEVDGQRADAVLGRFGKKDHRFIAVLEGKGTRDPLDRPFAGRPMSAVDQAYRYAINLPCDWITVTSMRETRLYHKGSQQNTFERFETARMAADPVLLKRFVFLFGAERVTPPQQGCHFNELLRASEHVGRQLTNQFYALYSDIRQRVLTRLCRANSSVASAEILRCTQKLLDRVLFCAFCEDRGLLPAESLQHAYEHRDPYNPRPVWHNFRSLFHAIDEGSAALSIPAYNGGLFAPDPPLDALSVPDEVCAHFRDLGGFDYRPSRQIADSNEDTHARPVIDVDILGHIFEQSITDLERMRQQLEAPAGPVDEAEAVSRRKQEGAFYTPAFITRYIVEQALGGVLKQRFEALRQRHETDTTGTARKALADPNAYDLATINDPQRKALIRFWEAWQEELKNLRILDPACGSGAFLIEAFDQLHTVFDKSNARLEELRGQRTLFDLDRQILQNNLYGVDLNAEAIQICQLSLWIKTAAKGKRLTSLDHTIREGNSVISDTAVHPKALDWQAAFPEVFAQDGFDVVVGNPPYVRQELLTPIKPWLEKNYQAFHGMADLYVYFYELGLRVLKPGGLLSLIVTNKWMKAGYGEPLRKFFADKAWIRSVVDFGHAKQIFVEADVFPSIIVAQKPTDAPKPTTARLCTIPRQQLRIDDLSVQIETQGADMDLDQLARVGWQLEPRGVFSLLDKLDRAGRPLKDFVGTEPLSGIKTGFNEAYLVDNDTRKALVKQDPRSADLIRPYLRGQDFHRWLADTAGWSMIVLASSENREWPWSEGGQDAEAIFANTYPAISGHLAQFRAELQNRQDQGRFWWELRSCAYWEQFARPKIMYPDISWQLQWCLDSAATLCNNTAYFFPTGDAWVLAVANSPAIWWYAWRRATHGKDEALRFFKPVVNNLPIPQPTDNQRQEAESIVRRLIAITSTQQQTQRTVLDWLRVEYAIERPTNKLQGLIELDSDTLVAEVKRIRGKKHPLTAAGIKDLRAEHTRTIEPARALAAEALQLERQLSDLVNQAYGLTPAEIALMWQTAPPRMPIPSPGVSAPQSEPR
- a CDS encoding tyrosine-type recombinase/integrase — translated: MAYLYRKKRSPFWYLVYIDEDQHERHKSTGLRADSPKETARAKELRAEKEAAEYRRAPGIDRGNWDGWVTKYLEHHCESPRTLERYLDAWKWLGLWLQTKRYHSPRIITYKNAVEYVEWRTSYKKKTGKTVGRNTAILELKILAMIMGEAVRLGHADANPLVSIKLRREMAEKKPELTDAEVVEIRGKLKDEPAWMQRAFEIALHTGCRLRETRIPRSCIDLVENKITFPCPKGGEERAFSVPMPSALRPLLEEFHRSKERFTVEFPFQPSRRWQQFFIKIKKPHLCFHCLRVTYINRLRRAGVPREAAMRLVNHASELIHQVYQREKVEDVAQWRDAVNFPQSTPAVAAA